The following is a genomic window from Synechococcus sp. MW101C3.
CGATACCTCCGCGACCTCGCCCCTGCTGAACCAGGCCCTGCTGCTGGTGTCAGCGCTCGGCGGCATCGACGGGCTGCCGGAGCCGTTCACCGGCGAAGACCTCTCCAGGGTGCTCGACCAGGCGGCGGCCAAGGGTCCGCTCACCATGCTCACCGTGCTGCGGGCCCTGCCCGGGAAAACGGCCACGCTCGATCTGAGCCGCGCCCTGTTCGCCGTGCAGCGGCTGGCGCGGCAGCAGCAGCCGGCCGATACCCTGCTGGCCGCGCAGCCGGCGGCGGCGGAAGATCCGGCCCTGCGCTCAGCGGGTCCACTGGCCACGCAACGCGCTGAGCTGACGATCCCCGTGGCCTACCGGCCCCAGCCGTTGTCCGTGGTGGTGGTCCGCCCGACCACAGGCTCCAACAACCGCCTGGTGGTGATCTCCCACGGTTTGTGGGACAGCCCGGAAAGCTTTGAGGGCTGGGGGCGCCATCTCGCCAGCCATGGCTACACCGTGCTCCTGCCCCGCCACCCCGGCAGCGACCGGCAGCAGCAGAGCGCCATGCTCTCCGGCAAGGTGCCGCCTCCGGGCCCGGAGGAGCTGCGGATGCGGCCCCTGGATGTGAGCGCCGTGATCGATGCCGTCGCCGCCGGTGGCCTGGGCCTGCCGCCCGGCATCCGCACCGACTCCGTGGTGGCCATGGGCCAGTCGTGGGGCGCCACAACCGTGCTGCAGCTGGCCGGTGCCAGGCCCAGCGACACCCGCCTGACCGAGTTCTGCAACGACCCCTTCGATCCCTCCAGAAATCTCAGCTGGATCCTGCAGTGCAGCTTCCTCACCTCCGCCAACACCGCCGCGCTGGCGGATCCCCGCATCAAGGCGGTGGTCGCGGTCAGTCCGCCCATGTCGCTGCTGTTCGCCTCCGGTGCGGCCCAGTCCATCTCCAGCCGCGTGCTGCTGGTGAGCGGCAGCCGTGACTGGGTCGTGCCCGCCGGGCCTGAGGCGATCACGCCCATGTCCCTGGAGGCGCGCAATGCCGGCGGTGGGCACAGCCTCGTGCTGGCCAAAGGCGGCGATCACTTCAATCTCGGTTCCACCTACGAGGTGGGTGGTGGGGTGCTGCGCGGCTTGCTCCTGGCCTGGACCAACGCTGCCTATGCGGCCGGGCCTGCGGTCGCCCCGCGCTCGGGTGCCCCGCAACTGCTGCCAGCCAATGGTTGGGGCGACACCACCATTCCCCTGGTGGACGTGACCGGCGCCCTGCGTGAGCGCACCCCCTGAGGCTGAACTGGAGCGGGCCGGCAGCCGGTGCGCTCAGAAAGCCGGCGGTTCTTCGCTGTCGCTGCTGGCCGGATGGTCGGTGTTGGCGTCCGGCATCCAGTAACTCAGGTCGTCCTGCCAGAAGAGCCGCCCCGGCAGGCGGTTGGTGCTGAGCTTGGTGGAGCCCATGGTGGAGAGCAGGGCGCCCAGCTCCATCGGCGTGAGATCGGTTTTTACGTTCTCGCCGGCCAGCTTGATCAGCGCCGGATACTGGGCAACCGTGCCGGGCTGGGCCAGCTTGCGGAACACTTCCCGCAGCACCATCTGCTGACGCTCCATGCGGCCGAGATCGCCCAGTTCATCGTTGCGGTAGCGCAGGAAGCCTTCAAGGGCTTCACCCTTGAGCAGCTGCACGCCCGGGTAGATGTCGATGTAAAGGTCCTGGCGGCTGTCGGTGTAGTACATCCGCTTGGGCACATCCACCTCCACACCGCCCAGGGCATCGGCCAGCTTCTGCACGGCATCGAGGTTGACCAGCACGTAGCGGTCCACCGGAGTGCCCAGCAAGCTGGTGAGCTGTGCCTTCACTTCCTCCACACCACCCATGGCATAGAGGGCATTGGCCTTCAGCACGCCGTGCTGGTCGGATTCGATGAAGGTGTCCCGCGGCACCTGGGTCAGCCGGGTGATGCCGTCCTGCACCTCCACGGTGAACATCACATCGGTATTGGCGGCCACGTGATCGGTGCCCAGCACCACGATGCGGTGCTGGTCGA
Proteins encoded in this region:
- a CDS encoding dienelactone hydrolase encodes the protein MAQRRFKPAATALLTVAGLVGGLALAPSRAQALERVKMRLPLLETDFTVELSELSSPASLLAGNSDLAELDRATDGAVGRKFVDLFNAPLPLQVTAVVDTSATSPLLNQALLLVSALGGIDGLPEPFTGEDLSRVLDQAAAKGPLTMLTVLRALPGKTATLDLSRALFAVQRLARQQQPADTLLAAQPAAAEDPALRSAGPLATQRAELTIPVAYRPQPLSVVVVRPTTGSNNRLVVISHGLWDSPESFEGWGRHLASHGYTVLLPRHPGSDRQQQSAMLSGKVPPPGPEELRMRPLDVSAVIDAVAAGGLGLPPGIRTDSVVAMGQSWGATTVLQLAGARPSDTRLTEFCNDPFDPSRNLSWILQCSFLTSANTAALADPRIKAVVAVSPPMSLLFASGAAQSISSRVLLVSGSRDWVVPAGPEAITPMSLEARNAGGGHSLVLAKGGDHFNLGSTYEVGGGVLRGLLLAWTNAAYAAGPAVAPRSGAPQLLPANGWGDTTIPLVDVTGALRERTP
- a CDS encoding LCP family protein, with protein sequence MPKAQSRRSPLSVTARVQDLGSTADPGAGLQDGAPAEGAQRRGNGGKSPRRRLHRPSALLGLACGVGLSLLVTGPLPQLLGSLMAGLMRAAPSVSSLVAPLGLDQHRIVVLGTDHVAANTDVMFTVEVQDGITRLTQVPRDTFIESDQHGVLKANALYAMGGVEEVKAQLTSLLGTPVDRYVLVNLDAVQKLADALGGVEVDVPKRMYYTDSRQDLYIDIYPGVQLLKGEALEGFLRYRNDELGDLGRMERQQMVLREVFRKLAQPGTVAQYPALIKLAGENVKTDLTPMELGALLSTMGSTKLSTNRLPGRLFWQDDLSYWMPDANTDHPASSDSEEPPAF